Within the Vanessa cardui chromosome 6, ilVanCard2.1, whole genome shotgun sequence genome, the region caaatatatagaaatacagAATAACATatacaacgacaacaacaacaacaacagcctgtaaattcctactgctgggctaaaggcctcctctccctttgagaagaaggtttggaacatattccaccacgctgttccaatgcgggttggtggaatacacatgtggcagaatttctatgaaatttgtcacatgcaggtttcctcacgatgttttccttcaccgctgaccacgagatgaattataaagacaaattaagcacatgaatcagcggtgcttgcctgggtttgaacccgcaatcatcggttaagatgcacgcgttctaaccactgggccatctcgactcttataataactaataagtgCACCCCAATGTCAGAAATGAGCAACTTAAACATTACTCATATGAATCTATTTCAAAGTTAATAAATCGAATAGTTACCTTAGTAAAGCGACATCGTTTACGACAGTGTCTGGGTCGTAGTGGGGATGTATGACAGCCTCGGTAACTCTCATCTCGATCTCTCCGTGGCTGCGCACGAGCAAGTCATGCTCCCCCAGTCGCACGTAGAGGCGTTTCCTTACGCAATGAGCCGCTGTCACCACCCACCGTAAGGCTACCAATGTGCCACCACAAAACGCTTcctataataacaaattattacatcGCTAAGAAAAAAGGCTGTGctcggttaaaaaaaaaaaaaacgaaatttcaATGGTTTTAAGCAATAAGTATAAATGCTGTATGTTTACAGGAAACATACAATGAAGAACGTTAAATACACTGAAATACACTGTGGCTTTAATGTAGATTAAAATGCccctttacagcatgtaatataaataagtatttttgaagatattatgGATTTTAAAAGCAGAGACATAgtagtttgtattttataggCTGTGAATGTTGTATAAAAAgacattctgtattatattcaatgtcaccatagcacccgtgcgaagtcgatgcgacacgctgtttcaatataaataaaaaatgtattatataaaatatatgttccaTGAATATTAATACTTCTGTTACATCAAAaaaacaacaacctgtaaattcccactgctggactaaaggcctcctctccctttgaggagaaggtttggaacatattccacaacgctgttccaatgcaggttggtggaatacacatgtggcagaatttctatgaaatttgtcacgtgaaggtttcctcacgatgttttccttcaccgctgagcacgagatgaattataaagacaaactaagcacatgaatcagcggtgcttgcctgggtttgaacccgcaatcatcggttaagatgcacgcgtttttaccactgggccattttgaCTCGtgatatatataactttatttatatttaataactgcATGAAATTATTACCTAGTATTTTGAATGCAATCGTAAACGTCAAACAGGGCAGCCATTGAAattcatgtcattgaattttacGAATTTAATACCGACATATCtcgattttacaaatataattttttaacgaTCTATAATTGGATAGGTTCTGATTGGTTCTGTCGCAGACACTACACTCTACGatactattaatatagattaaaaacaaTGTGTTATGTTTGTTCAAAACTAGATTATAacaatgtaaatgttttattagtaTATGTAAAGCAGATGTGATTAAACACTGCggaacattaattattttaggagGGTCGCAAAATTGCCTCGATATTAATGAAGAAACTTTGTAGGTAAGTGAAATTCTTACGCCCAGattcataaaattatgattGTAACATTCtgccttttattaatattttcttttaattaaaacacaatatGTACATTATGAGAATTCATTGTGttccattattaaaatatattcggtTTAgcttatgattttatattagaCTAGTGACCGGgcctggcttcgcacgagtgcaatttgttaataaattaaatgaaaagtgAACTTAGCAAGAAAATACTGTgtctatatttatgttatagtttaCAAACATGTGTCATAAATAAGAAACATAAGGTAAGCGCACGAAACAGACTTTTAGGTTTAATATCATTCgacaattttatacaaaatatttttaaagtatgtatacaataatgtatacataatatattgaatagtttACGGAGATAAAGGTAGAGTAAAATAACTAACATACTATACTTATGTACAGTTTTAATAGAATAGggttatttcatttgaaatgacAAAATCGAAGTACAAAAATACCTACAGAAATACATGCTTTTTGATGCACAGTAGTATACATATACTCTACCAAGCTCCGACCTATTACTGAAAGGTTTTCGACGAAAAAACTCAACAATTTGTCATTGGTGTTTGTAACCAGTACCTTGGGATTTGTGGAATTATAATCAGCCATTAGACCAACGAGCCGATCAAAATgtaggtaatataaaaatatttgatcacTAAAGTTACAGCCAAAAATAATTCACCTGTAGGGAaagaaaaaaacacaaaactGTCGAGATATCTTTCTTTAtctattatcaaaaaatgatttctATAATATTACCCAATTATGAAAACCCAGTGGTAAATACTTGCTCGGTTTACTAATCAGAAAGTCGTCTGTTCTAAACACTGATGCCTTAGATCTTAGcgtttgttatatatgtagtttGTTTGGTAACTCCAATTGATAGCAAAAGAAaggtaatataatcaaatattatccGATTAACTTACCTTATACCGATTTAGGACAGCAACTTGCCAAATCCACTTTCCTGGTGGCGCTGCTCTACCTCCTATGATGCGGACCATTTCTTTCATTTTAGCCCGGAGTCGACCATACGGAGAACCGCGGTATCTGCCAAGTTTACCGCAAGGCGGCAGTTTTGAGGATAGCGCTCTAGAATCTTCTGGATGCATAGCTGGCACCGGCTCGGGCATAGTTTCGACGAGAttattttctgaaatttttatactaaaatattttttttaagaataaaatgctCACAAAAGATTAACTGTATTCTACGAAGGAGCTTAtctgatatttataatattctacgAAATTCATTATGAAAGATTCTAgcgtgtaaaataataaaaggatgaatatattaaaattttcttttttttttttaatatgcaactACTTAATTTCCAGACGTATCGATACTAATCGTACTTTGAAAACTTTTACAGTTAATACAATCATAAGTGTTTACTAAACTTCCACTTAATCAAGTATCGAATAGAACCTAAGTTGTACGAATAAGTTACATACGGTATATTTAGAacgtttacaattttatatgcgATAAtcagcttttttattttatcatttcaaaATTTGAAACATGAGAAAACTTGGAAACAGGTAACAATTAttgaagattaaaataatttattattgtttcatatGTAGCAGAgacgataaaatttaaattaattaatttgtgtaatttaaaggtaaatattttttcagtgcAGCATAATTAATGAGCAGCTTAATTTGGCACCGTTCGTTAGGCCAATAACCGGAACCGTAGCCTGCCAAATGACATCATTCCACAGATGGactgacatttaaattttaaaaatggaacatctcatattttaaattaatatttcacttTTATACTGATAAATGCtatcatatcatttatttattattatcggaAAATTTTATGTGAAACAATGTCCGactctgaaataaaatatgatattaataaattatttgttaatcaaGCGTATTGCAAGTATGATACATATGACTTTCTTTAAATAATGCATAGGATAAGCGTAGCTGCAGAATTGTATACGACTAACAACCAGTTACTGTGTTTTACGCATCGTTATGACATGGTATGTCAGTAGCCGATCGTTTTCGAGTTGAGGGTAAACCGACAAATAGTATTGAAGCGTTAATAGAGAAATCTGTTAAAGTTGTTCCTGATTCTTTTATGTAACGtgtcattgaaatatttaagttatgTCTCAAAAGCAAAACGCAACGTTTCTTGTATACAGTAACAGCACATAAGTCGTTACGGGTTAATAGATAAAAGTTGTTAGCTGGATACCTATGTGCAATTTCACCTGAGTCCTTTCGTCGCTGCATTCTGCCACGAATCCACTGATAGCAAAAGCTATCCTCCAAGTAGCAATACGCAGACTGTCGTATTACTTTTCGTCCGCATACAGCTGGCTTCAAACAATGTCTACGGAATAGAATTTCAATGTGCTAACTGTTGTTACAATGCATTGGTGCAATGTTATGATAATACAAGTTTGAAAATTGTTGAACATAATGTAAAATTGGTGTTACGCAATACAGTTGTATTGTTAATTGTActgttaatttattcattatcaaAATACGAGTAGTAgagataaatcaaattaaacttctTGATCGTTAATTCCGAGATTGGTCGTTAATTCCAAGAAATAAAGACGTTTGCAAAATGATTTCAGAAAAAGTTCGACGTCCACCTTTTCTGGCATCATTAGCCAAATCTCAGGATATTTCTAATAAAGGTGAAACTTGTCATTCGTCAACTGACTATATCTACATACGATTGAAGACTAtcagaataacaataaaaaagaatttcTCAGAAATATCAGAATAAAAATCGAAAAACGAAACGgagataaatatacattttatgcaGAGGCGTTGttgaagaattattatttattatatttccctcggacttatatactatatttatatcaaacatatatatacttttatattttttactataaatatagtgcaacagtagcctgtaaattcccactgctgggctaaaggcctcctctccctttgaggagaaggtttggaacatatttcaccaagctgttccaatgcgggtttgtggaatacacatgtggcagaatttctatgaaatttgtcacatgcaggtttcctcacgatgttttccttcaccgctgagcacaagatgaattataaagacaaattaagcacatgaatcagcggtgcttgcctgggtttgaatccgcaatcatcggttaagatgcacgcgttctaaccactgggccatctcgactcataactAACTAAGtcttgacaaaaataaataaaataataccttcGCCTTACAGTCGTACATTTTCTGGAACATCGAGTCCAAGTGCTCCAGGGAGAGAATCCTAGAAACTTTCTTTGAACGTCTTTTGCATCCAGCTGCCGTAATTTGGGCTGCAAAAGTTTAAAAGTggttcaaataaaatgttaaaacatgAAGCAAAAAGGaaacttaaaaactataaaactctagtaacttttaaattaaggtCGATTGGTTACCATCGACGCcatttaaaacacaaatgttTTTCGTAAAATGTAGTAATGCGAATATTTAACATGGATGCAAGAACAATAtttcaagaaatattattttttgtcaatattaaaCACAGAAATATAATgcataaaatttgttaaaaattattcaagTCCAATGTAAGCAAACCAAAACACATTAAGTAGAATATAAGTACAAGATATTAAACAAAGTCATACAAACTTCGAAATAAGATTATACTTATCAACAAAAAAATTTGTATGTTTACAAATTTTACGTAACttatccaaaaaaaataaatgtttcgttAAAACTTGAAAATGAGTTCTGAACATTTCGCGGAAAGGTTTCCTTGACTTTTTTTTAGTGACCTACGACttacaaatttacttttaccATGTACTTTATATGCCAATAGTTTTATATACAGTGATGCTCACTCTTACTGTAATATGGctataaatatcttttttaaatattcttcttcaaataattttgtaatcgtTTGAATATCAGAAAGTATATTTCCATTCAACCATTCGACTGAGaacgaaattatataaaacttaaagttacttatatattctatacaatTTTGAATAATCTTTTTGTTGACTAATAATCCGCCTTATTACCAAAACCAATTAACGCAGGTTGATGAGTGATCCTATCATTTTGTTTCCTCGAAGACATTTGcaaaattatcttaatattcTATTAGGGAAAGTGAATATGCCGCTTATAAGGTTTCAATCAAATACCTTGAAATTTATCTCATAGTCGTCATTCGTgagattgttttttatattacccAATCTTCCACTGAGCCTTTCGCCAATTCTCTTTTAAAATACGATAAGAATTTTCTTCATTTGTTTcgataaaagtaaaatgttgTATCGCTTTTTAAACttgttttcttttgtatttgGCTGATCCGAGATCCttcttcaaattatttttggttCAAACTTACATCACCACAATCACTATCGTCTTATCGTAACGATACTGTTTTGAGGCGTGCTTTATTTTTGCTACATTTTGATGATTTTGTGCTCCTTTGAAATTGATTGCAATAAATGGAACGTAAGATTTTAGTAcgtttattagaaattaaatgcaaacaataatttaaagaaataaaatagaacacTTGTATTTTATCTGTTACAACTGAAttctaaaaaattatattattctttattcaaattttctaCAAACACAATGAAATCCTCGCGTTCTAGATTAAATTCAATGTAAAGCTAAATTAACCAAAAGTTTTGAaacgtagattctaccgagcagAATCGGCAAGTTTAATATCGTTTTCTCAAATGAAGTGCATAAACTACCAAATAAGTACATAAAATGCGATCTTGTTGATATgactgtttaattatttaaattgtaattattgtgAATTTGTTAAAGAACAATTGTGCTGAGCCTGGGaacattttaataactattaattatacctaccatgataataataatgcaaataCATGCATTCTTGAAAGATGTAATGTTAGTTTGacattttaatatgacattattatatgtatccaCCAAACCGTATTGAAAGCGACgttattactaataattttattttataaaataatatgtagaatatattaaaatcatgccttgatacataaaatttaaacagcttaattgtaaaaatatgtaaaaatacatttgctTCTTTTTCCACTCTTAAAAAGATTCGCATGACgaacttttaattatacttagtgATAACAaccaaaataattcattaaaaagattacattaattttaataaatcccTTTTGAtcctcttttaaatataatccgTTGCTAGATTTATTCACAGAAAATACTTCATCGaaactttaaaatttagttttttcgcctcacataattttatataagtagtaAGATTTTGAGCTTATATAAGTATTAGTAGTCCGTAATAAGGATTTACCATAAGTATATGTTGTTTGTCATTTCCTTGCATTTTGCTCGGCATGTGCATCCGACGTAAGACACCGCAACTGTAAACATTAATCACACTAATCTgtacacattaatatatattagtttatttacaaacaatactAGATTCCTTAATAAGATGAATTGAGATAGTGCAGTGGCTCAAACAGACATATCTTCGATTGGAGAAAGAGGGTTTAAAACCGGGCCAGTGATTGTGAGACCTGCACGTCTATCGTGTGTAAGCAATATGGTGGATTACACTCCAAGCTTGCTTCTCGAGAGAAGTGAAGAAGTGTTCTTAATTTACTATTAAGTAGAGTTACTACGTTTCAAATAATATTGctgtcatattttaaatgtaccgTGCTCTACCTGAGAAAGTAAATaccgtttatattaaaataaaaatatattgaatatatatgttacaataaaaatatatatgtattaatgtgAAATGAGCAGTACGCTTCTATTCATGAATACCTTGCGACTTGTATTCGGAGCGAATCTCCACAAATGTGCCGATGTAAGCAGTGCCGCCGCCTCGTTTTGTGACCACCGAGGCATGCACTCCAACGCGCCCATTCAGAATACGAAGACTTTTTTAAACCTTCAAGTGAAATGAGACTATAAAAGATAACCGCGTTTAACCCGCAGACTATTTCGTGAGAAAATTGGaagcattaaaatttaaagcgcTGCAAAATGAAAACTCTTACATTCGTATTATTgagaatagtaaaaaaatatatatatcgtacCGTTTTCCAGAACGTATTCATTATTTGAACTCTCTAATTTTGCATTCGTTCGGAATTCAGGTTCTATCTGAAAACGTATTGTAATGTCTAGTCGATGTAATCCAATCGATATAAAAGCACACACGTTAACAATATGACGTTTGGTGAACTGGGTCAACGATTTTTAAACATGTATTTACCACACAATGGTTGCAATGGTTTATATTGAACAAGCAAcacatatatttcaatttggCAGAACGCCATTTGATTTTTGTGGAAATGCAATGCCACTTGCAATGTCAACAATGgtccttttaaaattttattaacttttgtaCACTACAGAGATAACAAGTAACAATAggatatcaaatataaataggcCATGTAAATAAGGTCATACTCACATGATGTCCTCGTGCTGATTCCTTGTCGATGATCAGAgacgatattaatataatatgaatccACATCATGTCTAATTGTTTCTAGAGAGTCAGGACTCAACATCTATTAAACAACAAGTAACTTTGAAATAACCAGTATAGGAGAGAAACGAGGAAATTATTTACATCGTCCAGTTTCAATAATAGTTGCGAAGTTAAATAAGATCGTTCTACTGTTAAGCAATTATCTAGAATTTACAGACGGCGAGTGCAACACTAGTAGACAATTAGAAGGGATAAAATCTTAACAAAGTCTTAACTACATTTCTTTAATAAGATTGTCCACACaatggtttttaattaattatttatcaaattaattactgACAgagtttttttgtgttttagaacttcaaaaatgtttgatcaaaatttaaaaattacttatttataagaaatttgtGGTTAGACTTCGCTAGCGTTTAGGGGTTGTTTGATAGGTGTTAGGtataaaatcatcaaatacAGTTTAGCCGTAAAGgcgtaacaaacagacaagagtaatatttatatttataatagtagaaCAAACAATttggtaaatataatatgtttcatttcattcgatcggaaaacattaatatatttaataaaaaatcttactttGTTACGtcatgtcaataaataaaattattatatatcatttgtttcatatatattactCAAATACTTCTGTATGAcatcgtaaatattttatgacaccCAACCCCGATGTCTACTTTCGTTGTGAAATTAATTAGAGTCTTGAGATTGTTTATCGTATAATgtcaaattgaatttatttatgagaatgtaagtttgtttaataaaagGCTTTATGCGTTTAACACAcgcgtaaaataaatattcattgttcatgttataaatataaatataatttacaaaaagaaGTTACAAGTGTCGGcgtgttatgaaatatttggcactatttaaattaattaaaaaaaaacctaaaaatatatagttaatgttgaggtgaaaataa harbors:
- the LOC124530422 gene encoding vitamin K-dependent protein C isoform X1; translation: MMWIHIILISSLIIDKESARGHHIEPEFRTNAKLESSNNEYVLENGLKKSSYSEWARWSACLGGHKTRRRHCLHRHICGDSLRIQVASCGVLRRMHMPSKMQGNDKQHILMPKLRQLDAKDVQRKFLGFSPWSTWTRCSRKCTTVRRRHCLKPAVCGRKVIRQSAYCYLEDSFCYQWIRGRMQRRKDSENNLVETMPEPVPAMHPEDSRALSSKLPPCGKLGRYRGSPYGRLRAKMKEMVRIIGGRAAPPGKWIWQVAVLNRYKEAFCGGTLVALRWVVTAAHCVRKRLYVRLGEHDLLVRSHGEIEMRVTEAVIHPHYDPDTVVNDVALLRLPEPARPDLGHGVACLPKPHQILPPHSTCIILGWGKKRPTDVHGTRILHEAQVSTIQQGVCRRSYWQYAITDNMMCAGRGHRDSCAGDSGGPLLCRDRNMRYFLQGITSFGDGCGKRGKYGIYTRTSGYVSWMRDVMNNKYFDD
- the LOC124530422 gene encoding vitamin K-dependent protein C isoform X2; translation: MMLSPDSLETIRHDVDSYYINIVSDHRQGISTRTSCLKKSSYSEWARWSACLGGHKTRRRHCLHRHICGDSLRIQVASCGVLRRMHMPSKMQGNDKQHILMPKLRQLDAKDVQRKFLGFSPWSTWTRCSRKCTTVRRRHCLKPAVCGRKVIRQSAYCYLEDSFCYQWIRGRMQRRKDSENNLVETMPEPVPAMHPEDSRALSSKLPPCGKLGRYRGSPYGRLRAKMKEMVRIIGGRAAPPGKWIWQVAVLNRYKEAFCGGTLVALRWVVTAAHCVRKRLYVRLGEHDLLVRSHGEIEMRVTEAVIHPHYDPDTVVNDVALLRLPEPARPDLGHGVACLPKPHQILPPHSTCIILGWGKKRPTDVHGTRILHEAQVSTIQQGVCRRSYWQYAITDNMMCAGRGHRDSCAGDSGGPLLCRDRNMRYFLQGITSFGDGCGKRGKYGIYTRTSGYVSWMRDVMNNKYFDD